A single region of the Pontibacter kalidii genome encodes:
- a CDS encoding nucleotidyltransferase family protein encodes MIKEIVGIVPAAGYGSRLSPLPCSKELFPVGFEAHPEHGGQRPKVVSQYLLEHMQRAGAGKVYLILRKGKWDIPTYYGDGSQLGLQLTYLIMQKPYGSPFSADQAYPFVRQQRVVFGFPDILFEPENAFERLLQRQEQTGADVVLGCFKVPCPHKWDMVELQESGEVKTILPKPATSELTHGWAIACWGPRFTEFMHTYLLQVEEQLYASGRELSVGEVVQAAIYEGLLVQSEVFENGNCLDVGTPEDLQTAIRSLS; translated from the coding sequence ATGATAAAGGAAATAGTAGGCATCGTACCAGCTGCAGGCTACGGCTCCAGGCTCTCGCCGCTCCCGTGCAGCAAAGAGCTGTTCCCGGTGGGCTTTGAGGCGCACCCGGAGCATGGCGGGCAGCGGCCCAAGGTGGTGTCGCAGTACCTGCTGGAGCACATGCAGCGTGCCGGGGCCGGGAAAGTATACCTTATACTTCGGAAAGGTAAATGGGATATCCCCACTTACTACGGCGACGGCAGCCAACTGGGATTGCAGCTGACTTACCTCATCATGCAGAAGCCATACGGCAGCCCCTTCTCGGCCGACCAGGCGTATCCTTTCGTGCGGCAGCAGCGGGTGGTATTCGGCTTCCCGGATATCCTTTTTGAGCCGGAGAATGCCTTTGAGCGGCTGCTACAACGGCAGGAGCAAACCGGTGCCGATGTGGTGTTGGGTTGTTTTAAAGTGCCCTGCCCGCACAAGTGGGACATGGTGGAGCTGCAGGAGAGCGGCGAGGTGAAAACCATACTTCCAAAGCCCGCCACATCAGAGCTTACCCACGGCTGGGCCATTGCCTGCTGGGGGCCGCGCTTCACGGAGTTCATGCACACTTACCTGCTGCAGGTGGAGGAGCAACTGTATGCTTCGGGCAGAGAACTGAGCGTGGGCGAGGTGGTGCAGGCCGCCATATACGAGGGGTTGTTGGTGCAGAGCGAGGTGTTCGAGAACGGCAACTGCCTGGATGTGGGCACCCCGGAAGACCTGCAAACGGCCATCCGTAGCTTATCCTGA
- a CDS encoding glycosyltransferase family 4 protein has protein sequence MRILQIHNFYKQAGGEDTVFEQEAQLLRAHGHTVEQLTFSNNDVTSTKAKLQAALGVVYNPQSAGIISQSIKRFKPDVVHVHNFFPLVSPGVFWVCRKYKVPVVMTLHNYRLLCPSAVLYYDGRVQLENVQQTFPIKPILQGVYRGSKIETASVVLATGVHKLLGTWREKVSKFIALTPGAADLFQNSSLRLRPEQLSIKPNFTADPGLGAATREAYFLYLGRLTEEKGIRTLLKAHSIKPFPLKIIGTGPLQALVEEYAAKNPLVEYLGFRPREEAMEQLKRARALIFPSEWLETFGMTAVEAFATGTPVIASNIGGGAYIVQHQQNGLHFSPADAQELASQVGLLEQLPDLAKKLGQHARQSYEQHYTPEANYARLLQIYGQAIGATEKPASATVAAEAGL, from the coding sequence ATGCGCATACTTCAGATCCACAATTTTTACAAGCAGGCCGGCGGCGAGGACACTGTTTTTGAGCAGGAGGCGCAGCTGCTGCGGGCGCATGGCCATACCGTGGAGCAGCTTACCTTCTCCAACAATGATGTTACAAGTACAAAGGCCAAGCTGCAGGCGGCGCTGGGGGTGGTGTATAACCCGCAGAGCGCAGGCATCATCAGCCAAAGTATAAAACGGTTTAAGCCGGACGTGGTGCACGTGCATAACTTTTTTCCGCTGGTGTCGCCGGGGGTGTTTTGGGTGTGCCGCAAGTATAAGGTGCCCGTGGTGATGACCCTGCACAATTACCGCCTGCTGTGCCCGAGCGCGGTGCTATACTACGACGGCAGGGTGCAGCTGGAGAACGTGCAGCAGACCTTCCCGATCAAACCGATTCTGCAGGGCGTTTACCGCGGCTCTAAAATAGAGACGGCCTCGGTGGTGCTGGCCACTGGCGTGCATAAGCTGCTGGGCACCTGGCGCGAAAAGGTGAGCAAGTTTATCGCCCTGACACCAGGCGCGGCAGACCTTTTCCAGAACTCATCCCTCCGCCTGAGGCCGGAGCAGCTTAGTATAAAACCTAACTTCACGGCCGACCCGGGGCTGGGCGCCGCCACCCGTGAGGCTTACTTTTTGTACCTGGGCAGGCTGACGGAAGAGAAGGGCATCCGGACACTGCTGAAGGCGCATAGCATAAAGCCGTTCCCGTTGAAGATCATCGGCACCGGGCCGCTGCAGGCGCTGGTAGAGGAGTATGCGGCCAAAAATCCGTTAGTGGAGTACCTAGGCTTCCGGCCCCGCGAAGAGGCCATGGAGCAGCTGAAAAGGGCCCGTGCACTTATCTTTCCGTCGGAGTGGCTGGAAACCTTTGGCATGACGGCCGTGGAAGCCTTTGCCACGGGCACACCGGTGATTGCCTCTAATATTGGCGGCGGGGCCTACATTGTGCAGCACCAGCAAAACGGGCTGCACTTTTCCCCCGCAGATGCGCAGGAACTGGCAAGCCAGGTCGGGTTGCTAGAGCAGTTGCCTGACCTAGCCAAGAAGCTGGGGCAGCATGCACGCCAGAGCTACGAGCAACACTACACGCCGGAGGCAAACTATGCCAGGCTGCTGCAGATTTACGGGCAGGCGATCGGGGCAACAGAAAAGCCTGCCTCTGCAACCGTAGCTGCTGAGGCAGGCCTCTAA
- a CDS encoding glycosyltransferase family 61 protein translates to MKLKAYYTKGTKKLKKILGRYVPHNTHYRPGDVCRINLEQLTANNPREIRVHPIYPGLTTELNISEDLYEACSEYWKPKKKVQTDYMVVEVPNGRIYTDNESSVAVVSQYNRLVENVSLSLTSGKVSEPNLNNIFEQRYFNPPVKYNGTVFSLLTGGAGLNNISHWFVDVLPRLHLLRESGLYDKVDWFYVPSTRYDFQRETLELLGIPQEKIIAGDKFPHIAADCIIASTAPRGNHTLVPKWLCDYLQEAFLPYAEEENELITPDTPYLYISRSDSKIRNILNEKELLEALEPYGFRSIVSSGLNIKEKIRLFSRAKVVLGATGAGLISMIFCKPGTKMIEIFNEGFVIEPFYDIATKIDLDYDYIICQGNKRVRNADQGQREHLVVETDKVVEILERMKTDKSKKVKVA, encoded by the coding sequence ATGAAACTAAAAGCTTACTATACGAAGGGAACGAAAAAGTTAAAGAAGATACTGGGTCGATACGTACCGCACAACACCCACTATCGCCCCGGTGATGTGTGCCGCATCAATCTGGAGCAACTCACGGCCAATAACCCCCGCGAGATCAGAGTCCACCCTATTTACCCGGGCCTCACCACCGAACTCAACATATCGGAAGACCTGTACGAGGCCTGTTCGGAGTACTGGAAGCCGAAGAAGAAAGTACAGACAGACTACATGGTGGTGGAAGTGCCCAACGGACGCATTTACACCGACAACGAAAGCAGCGTGGCGGTGGTGTCGCAGTATAACCGCCTGGTAGAGAACGTATCGCTGAGCCTGACCAGCGGCAAGGTATCGGAGCCGAATCTCAACAATATTTTTGAGCAGCGCTACTTTAACCCGCCTGTAAAGTATAACGGCACCGTCTTCTCGCTGCTTACGGGAGGTGCCGGCCTCAACAACATCAGCCACTGGTTTGTAGATGTGCTGCCACGCCTGCACCTGCTGCGCGAGAGCGGCCTGTACGACAAGGTGGACTGGTTCTACGTGCCAAGCACGCGCTATGACTTTCAGCGGGAGACGCTAGAGCTGCTGGGCATTCCGCAGGAGAAGATCATAGCGGGCGACAAGTTTCCGCACATCGCCGCCGACTGCATCATAGCCTCCACAGCCCCGCGCGGCAACCATACGCTGGTGCCCAAATGGCTCTGCGATTACCTGCAGGAGGCCTTCCTGCCGTACGCCGAGGAGGAGAACGAACTCATCACCCCGGACACGCCCTACCTGTACATCAGCCGATCAGACTCCAAGATACGCAATATCCTGAACGAGAAGGAGCTGCTGGAGGCACTCGAGCCCTACGGCTTCAGGAGCATTGTATCAAGCGGGCTTAATATCAAAGAGAAGATCAGGCTGTTCTCCAGGGCCAAAGTGGTGCTGGGCGCTACCGGTGCTGGTCTGATCAGTATGATCTTCTGCAAGCCGGGCACCAAGATGATCGAGATCTTTAACGAGGGCTTTGTGATTGAGCCCTTCTACGACATCGCCACCAAGATCGACCTGGACTACGACTACATCATCTGCCAGGGCAACAAACGCGTTCGCAATGCCGACCAAGGTCAGCGTGAGCACCTGGTAGTGGAAACCGACAAGGTGGTGGAGATCCTGGAGCGGATGAAGACCGATAAATCGAAGAAGGTGAAAGTGGCCTGA
- a CDS encoding alginate O-acetyltransferase AlgX-related protein, with protein sequence MASNVKDNKGVKRLLSKLALLALPFMLWPLIEVFVLPMNFFTFRIWETISVNTMRVMSGPFYPNVHMQMEEEGELAPRTPFAQKRKVEWYTDKYGYRNRDTKNDVLLIGDSNITGAKLSQEETLAEVLERQLGRDVYSFAPATMNRFLATDRFQENPPQLVIVSSIERRIPELPAMGDNGLGSRIRNYTGNLINSSPFLTSLAVSADRISKLALYRRTLAEIDRALGKKEYISYNNEFFMEGEYANREFSEEELDHMADVLAGYRDALQERGIHFVFLPIPNKENIYYKLLPNQKEATFLPRLLSRLSERGVEFVDIQPAFRELYQQQQVQLYPVDDAHWNEVAVKVAAQLLTRHSTVAQLRATPSGKDERLLVNLKEE encoded by the coding sequence ATGGCAAGCAACGTGAAAGACAACAAAGGAGTAAAAAGGCTGCTGAGCAAGCTAGCCCTGTTAGCGCTGCCGTTCATGCTTTGGCCATTGATAGAGGTGTTTGTGCTGCCGATGAACTTCTTCACGTTCCGTATCTGGGAAACGATCTCCGTAAACACCATGCGCGTAATGTCGGGCCCTTTTTACCCAAACGTGCACATGCAGATGGAGGAGGAAGGCGAACTGGCCCCGCGCACGCCCTTTGCGCAGAAGCGTAAGGTGGAGTGGTACACCGACAAGTATGGCTACCGCAACCGCGACACCAAAAACGACGTGCTCCTGATCGGCGACTCCAATATCACGGGGGCCAAGCTCTCGCAGGAGGAGACACTGGCCGAGGTGCTGGAGCGGCAGTTGGGCCGCGATGTATACTCGTTCGCGCCGGCCACCATGAACCGCTTCCTGGCCACCGACCGCTTCCAGGAAAACCCGCCCCAGCTGGTGATCGTCTCGAGCATCGAGCGCCGCATACCGGAGCTGCCTGCCATGGGCGACAACGGCCTTGGCTCCAGAATCAGGAACTATACGGGCAACCTTATCAACTCCTCTCCTTTCCTCACCTCCCTGGCCGTTTCCGCCGACCGTATCTCCAAGTTGGCGCTTTACCGCCGCACCCTCGCCGAGATAGACCGCGCCCTGGGCAAAAAAGAGTACATCAGCTACAACAACGAATTTTTTATGGAGGGGGAATACGCCAACCGCGAGTTCTCGGAGGAGGAGCTGGATCACATGGCCGATGTGCTGGCGGGTTACCGCGATGCGCTGCAGGAGCGGGGCATACACTTTGTCTTCCTGCCCATCCCTAACAAGGAAAATATATACTATAAGCTTTTGCCCAACCAGAAGGAAGCCACCTTCCTGCCCCGGCTTTTAAGTCGGCTAAGCGAGCGTGGCGTGGAGTTTGTGGACATACAGCCGGCCTTCAGGGAACTGTATCAGCAGCAGCAGGTGCAACTTTACCCGGTTGACGACGCCCATTGGAACGAAGTAGCCGTAAAAGTAGCTGCACAACTGCTAACCCGCCATTCCACGGTGGCACAGTTGCGGGCAACCCCGTCCGGAAAGGACGAACGACTGCTGGTTAATTTAAAGGAAGAGTAG
- a CDS encoding MBOAT family O-acyltransferase, protein MLFNSTEFFIFFPVVVTLYFLTPFKRRWLILLLASYYFYMSWKPAYALILMVSTLVDFFCGQMMGRQEDKAKRMPWLWLSLCTNLGILLLFKYYNFFNESARDIALALDMPYAMPAFELLLPMGISFYTFQTMSYSIDVYNGRIRPERHLGIFALFVTFFPQLVAGPIERAGNLLGQLRQYHAFSYGRVVAGLRRMAWGFFKKIVIADNLALMVNQVYNNPTEYEGISHIIATIFFAFQIYCDFSGYSDIAIGAAQVMGFRLMENFRSPYFAKTIPEFWSRWHISLSTWFRDYLYIPLGGNRVVKWRWYYNLFLVFMVSGLWHGANWTFIVWGALHGVYQVFGILTKERRNALAQRIGLSSHPQVYKWVQVLTVFFLVCFSWIFFRANSITDAFYIIGQSASVLTNPAQALALDWSHDVFMDQGFKVFAVSVVAIAIMETVHLIQRNGSVSQLIMQRPAWVRWGIYYAAIITVLLFGQFGHQEFIYFQF, encoded by the coding sequence ATGCTCTTTAACTCTACTGAATTCTTCATTTTCTTTCCGGTAGTAGTTACCTTATACTTCCTGACGCCCTTCAAACGCCGTTGGCTCATCCTGCTGCTTGCCAGTTACTACTTTTACATGTCGTGGAAGCCGGCCTATGCCCTTATACTGATGGTTTCCACCTTGGTGGATTTCTTCTGCGGCCAGATGATGGGACGCCAGGAGGACAAGGCAAAGCGCATGCCCTGGTTGTGGCTGAGCCTCTGCACGAACCTGGGTATCCTGCTCCTCTTTAAATACTATAACTTCTTCAACGAAAGCGCCCGCGACATTGCCCTCGCCCTCGACATGCCCTATGCCATGCCGGCCTTTGAGTTGCTGCTGCCCATGGGCATCTCCTTCTATACGTTCCAGACCATGAGCTACTCGATAGACGTGTATAACGGGCGTATCAGGCCGGAGCGGCACCTGGGCATCTTTGCGCTGTTCGTCACTTTTTTCCCGCAGTTGGTGGCAGGCCCCATAGAGCGGGCGGGTAACCTGCTGGGGCAGCTGCGCCAGTACCACGCCTTTAGCTACGGGCGCGTGGTGGCCGGCCTTCGCCGCATGGCCTGGGGCTTCTTTAAAAAGATTGTGATTGCCGATAACCTGGCCCTGATGGTGAACCAGGTCTACAACAACCCTACCGAGTACGAGGGCATCTCGCACATCATCGCCACGATATTCTTTGCTTTCCAGATCTACTGCGACTTCTCGGGCTACTCCGACATCGCCATCGGGGCGGCGCAGGTGATGGGCTTCCGCCTGATGGAGAACTTCCGCAGCCCCTACTTCGCCAAGACCATCCCCGAGTTCTGGAGCCGCTGGCACATCTCCCTCTCCACCTGGTTCAGAGACTACCTCTACATCCCCTTGGGGGGCAACCGGGTGGTGAAGTGGCGCTGGTACTATAACCTCTTCCTTGTGTTTATGGTGAGCGGGCTGTGGCACGGGGCCAACTGGACCTTTATTGTGTGGGGGGCGCTGCACGGGGTGTACCAGGTATTCGGTATCCTGACCAAAGAGAGACGCAACGCGCTCGCGCAACGGATCGGCCTAAGCTCGCACCCACAAGTATACAAGTGGGTGCAGGTGCTCACGGTGTTCTTCCTCGTGTGCTTCAGCTGGATCTTTTTCCGGGCAAACAGTATAACCGACGCCTTTTACATTATTGGCCAGAGCGCCTCTGTGCTCACCAACCCGGCACAGGCCCTGGCCCTCGACTGGAGCCACGATGTGTTCATGGACCAGGGCTTTAAGGTATTTGCCGTCTCGGTAGTGGCCATCGCGATCATGGAAACTGTACATCTCATTCAGCGCAACGGAAGCGTGTCGCAGCTTATTATGCAACGCCCTGCGTGGGTGCGCTGGGGTATTTACTACGCCGCCATCATCACCGTGCTGCTCTTCGGGCAGTTCGGGCACCAGGAGTTTATCTATTTTCAGTTTTAA
- a CDS encoding Ig-like domain-containing protein, translating to MSAKASLVGAITVTWTKVDGATGYVLERSGTGEAASFTPLKTLGAAETSFRDTELYYSQTAYYRVKATGSGATPYSNVASATTHAENKKFAIMPLGDSNTEGGTPNDPANLRASYRAKLEDLLNGKSIKFDYVGSESTGGSLVSDTDHAGFGGARDEDIALLLRDGRFEFYDTGEYRGPGGGPYLDRYNPDIILLHIGTNWVSGSATAMDDVRDILDEVDKYESRANKEVTVIVARIIRRVCYTGSDGTKHCPTPAEAENTIKYNNMLETYVKERIGTGDRLHLVDMQDGAGLVYKYEMDGGDMNDHLHPTQKGYDKMAPVWFKALDPLLNRELKPTDTVAPETTIAAKPKELSNAGTARFEFSSNESGVTYQVSINGAGFTNAATPYTTNALADGEHTIRVRAIDAAGNIDATPASYTWTIDTKAPAAPIVSAPEEGKMLNNNKPGINGTAEAGSTVNVFIGSTKIGLITAGKDGKWSLVPATALAEGAQQLTATATDAAGNTSNASSTRNFTIDTKAPQTTIASHPGAVSNSSEAKFGFSSNEQHVTYEVSLDGGEYQETGSSYTARGLAEGKHTLAVRATDAAGNTDPSPATHTWEIDTKAPETPTFAGITEDRGPVEDDQVTADNTLRLRGRAEAGAVVAVLEQGNVLGKATARQDGTWEYSHESIALKQGEYTFTATATDAAGNTSDPSKGFAVTIDLTAPKAAITTISSSVVNKAFPISITFTEEVYGLAASDLDVTNATLEDFKSIDRASYTATVVPAADGAVRIRLPAGKLTDLAGNLNTASNLLEATYDASAPQGYAVRFVPEKVDVDNQAAVALEVSGAEKGTTYFYNISSNNGGEEIAGSAVVGATAFRIEALNLSGLADGTLTATLYLVDEVGNRGEEVTAQVEKLTKDITTVHHPADITVKFKTGFDAIGLPDKVKVSYTYGDDEELQVAWAQGDYNSEVPGSYVIIGQMELKENTSNSKHMAARVTVVVEPNQPPTGLTLSTDRFRPDIDPDTMIGTFSTTDPDDEEFTYTLISGQGDEDNSLFGLRNNNELYLKSNRGLSGKSVFNIRVRSTDPYGNVIEKTFALTKSLYYPEGGIELVNAFSPDGDNINDTWLVPELRYYNSIEVQVFDRSGVLLFHTSDPEKGWDGRGKDGRVVAGSYFYVIQVKDINLVQKGVLTVLN from the coding sequence GTGAGTGCCAAGGCGTCGCTGGTAGGAGCCATCACGGTGACATGGACAAAAGTTGACGGCGCCACCGGCTATGTGCTGGAAAGATCCGGCACCGGGGAGGCCGCCAGTTTTACCCCGCTCAAGACCCTGGGCGCCGCAGAAACCTCCTTCCGCGACACGGAGCTCTACTACAGCCAGACGGCCTATTACCGGGTTAAGGCAACCGGGAGCGGCGCCACGCCCTACAGCAACGTTGCCAGCGCCACCACCCACGCCGAAAATAAAAAGTTCGCCATCATGCCGCTCGGCGACTCCAACACAGAAGGGGGCACCCCGAACGACCCGGCAAACCTCAGGGCCTCCTATAGGGCTAAGTTAGAGGACCTGCTGAACGGCAAAAGTATAAAGTTTGATTATGTGGGCAGCGAATCCACGGGCGGAAGCCTTGTCTCGGACACTGACCACGCCGGCTTTGGCGGGGCAAGAGACGAGGACATTGCGCTGCTTCTGCGGGATGGACGGTTTGAATTCTACGATACCGGCGAGTACCGTGGGCCTGGTGGCGGTCCTTACCTGGACAGGTATAACCCCGACATTATTTTGCTGCACATCGGCACCAACTGGGTGAGCGGCAGCGCAACGGCCATGGACGATGTGCGCGACATTCTGGATGAGGTGGACAAGTATGAAAGCCGCGCCAATAAAGAGGTGACGGTCATCGTGGCCAGGATTATCAGGCGCGTTTGCTATACCGGTTCCGACGGAACCAAGCACTGCCCGACACCTGCCGAGGCAGAGAATACCATCAAGTATAACAACATGCTGGAAACGTATGTGAAGGAGCGTATCGGCACAGGCGATAGGCTGCACTTGGTGGATATGCAGGACGGCGCCGGCCTGGTGTACAAGTATGAAATGGACGGCGGCGACATGAACGATCATCTTCACCCCACTCAGAAAGGCTACGACAAAATGGCCCCTGTCTGGTTTAAGGCGCTGGATCCGCTGCTGAACCGGGAGCTAAAGCCGACGGACACCGTAGCCCCGGAAACCACCATTGCCGCGAAGCCCAAGGAGCTCTCTAACGCCGGCACCGCACGGTTTGAGTTCAGCAGCAACGAGAGCGGCGTGACCTATCAGGTAAGTATAAACGGGGCCGGCTTCACCAACGCAGCCACTCCGTATACGACAAACGCCCTGGCCGACGGGGAGCATACCATCAGGGTAAGAGCCATTGATGCCGCCGGAAACATAGACGCCACGCCCGCCAGCTACACCTGGACCATCGATACCAAGGCACCGGCCGCACCCATCGTGTCGGCTCCGGAGGAAGGGAAAATGCTGAACAACAACAAGCCCGGTATAAACGGCACGGCGGAGGCGGGCAGTACGGTAAACGTGTTTATCGGCAGCACCAAAATAGGATTAATCACAGCAGGGAAAGATGGAAAGTGGAGTCTGGTTCCTGCCACCGCACTGGCAGAAGGGGCGCAGCAACTGACGGCAACAGCCACGGACGCCGCCGGCAATACCAGCAACGCCAGCAGCACCAGGAACTTTACCATCGATACCAAAGCCCCTCAAACCACCATTGCCTCACATCCGGGCGCTGTAAGCAACAGCTCTGAGGCAAAGTTCGGCTTTAGCAGCAACGAGCAGCATGTCACCTATGAGGTGAGCCTGGACGGGGGGGAGTACCAGGAGACCGGCAGCAGCTATACGGCCAGGGGCTTAGCCGAAGGAAAGCATACGCTGGCCGTGCGTGCCACCGATGCCGCTGGCAACACCGACCCCAGCCCGGCCACCCATACCTGGGAGATAGATACCAAGGCCCCGGAGACACCGACCTTTGCAGGCATTACAGAAGATCGTGGCCCTGTGGAGGATGACCAGGTCACGGCGGATAATACGTTAAGGCTGCGCGGCAGGGCAGAGGCAGGGGCAGTGGTGGCGGTGCTGGAGCAGGGAAACGTGCTGGGTAAGGCAACAGCCCGGCAGGACGGCACCTGGGAGTATAGCCACGAAAGCATAGCCCTGAAGCAGGGGGAGTACACGTTCACCGCCACAGCCACCGATGCCGCCGGCAACACGAGTGATCCCAGCAAAGGCTTTGCCGTGACCATCGACCTGACCGCGCCGAAAGCAGCAATCACCACCATCAGCAGCTCAGTGGTAAACAAAGCCTTCCCTATCAGCATAACTTTCACGGAGGAGGTGTACGGGCTGGCAGCCTCAGATCTTGACGTGACAAATGCTACGCTAGAGGATTTTAAATCCATTGACAGAGCAAGCTATACGGCCACGGTTGTGCCTGCTGCGGATGGAGCGGTGCGCATCAGACTGCCTGCAGGAAAGCTAACAGATCTTGCGGGCAATCTGAACACAGCCTCGAACCTGTTGGAGGCCACCTATGATGCCTCCGCGCCGCAGGGCTATGCTGTGCGGTTTGTTCCGGAGAAAGTGGACGTGGATAATCAGGCTGCCGTGGCCCTCGAGGTAAGCGGGGCGGAGAAAGGCACCACCTATTTTTATAATATAAGTAGCAACAATGGCGGCGAGGAGATAGCGGGGTCGGCTGTAGTGGGAGCCACAGCCTTCAGGATTGAAGCCCTAAACCTGAGTGGCCTGGCCGATGGCACCCTGACAGCTACTTTATACTTAGTGGATGAAGTTGGAAATCGTGGAGAGGAAGTGACGGCGCAGGTAGAGAAGCTCACCAAGGATATCACTACGGTGCACCACCCTGCTGATATCACGGTAAAGTTCAAAACCGGATTCGACGCCATTGGCCTGCCGGATAAAGTGAAGGTAAGCTATACCTATGGCGATGATGAAGAGCTGCAGGTGGCGTGGGCCCAGGGCGACTACAACAGCGAGGTGCCGGGCAGTTACGTGATCATAGGGCAGATGGAGTTGAAGGAGAACACAAGCAACAGCAAGCACATGGCAGCCCGCGTGACCGTAGTGGTAGAGCCGAACCAGCCACCGACCGGCCTCACCCTCAGCACAGACAGGTTCAGGCCGGACATTGATCCGGATACGATGATCGGCACCTTCTCCACCACCGACCCCGATGACGAGGAGTTTACCTACACTTTAATTAGTGGGCAGGGGGATGAAGACAACAGCCTGTTCGGTCTTAGGAACAACAACGAGCTGTACCTGAAATCCAACAGGGGACTTTCGGGTAAATCCGTCTTTAACATCCGCGTGCGCAGCACAGATCCTTACGGTAACGTGATCGAGAAGACCTTTGCCCTCACCAAATCACTCTACTACCCGGAGGGGGGGATAGAGCTGGTAAACGCCTTCTCCCCGGACGGGGACAACATAAACGACACCTGGCTGGTACCGGAACTGCGCTACTATAACAGCATAGAGGTGCAGGTATTCGATCGCTCGGGCGTGCTCCTGTTCCATACCTCTGACCCTGAAAAAGGCTGGGACGGCAGGGGTAAAGATGGCCGCGTGGTGGCCGGCTCATACTTCTACGTCATCCAGGTAAAAGACATCAACCTGGTGCAGAAAGGGGTTTTAACAGTACTTAACTAG
- a CDS encoding PorP/SprF family type IX secretion system membrane protein has product MTRFILWVCLVMIVGGAQAQNRKQLANFPQYKHYFNPSLTGHEGSVLRSIYRNQWTGFEDAPKTIMASAELDLQKLGKSSNTFFNGRSAPREAGTEISARHGLGLTLFHDQFGPARETQAALSYGAAVRLSEGLSLRWGTALSYTFHRLDGNSLTVDQENDPRFSHLLGGENRSGRADIALGLSLTAANFYVGYAMLDVTEGKLASSGGDYLNDFYARRHVGQIGYRQGITDVLGLTVNGIYQHDNIYKSTLEGQVKAVYDNLFWVSGGYRNNLAYTLGAGLRLNQLAIGYTYETPTQEAKAIDKATNEVSLSYHLSGAQGGNGNGRRQTKRVLVW; this is encoded by the coding sequence ATGACAAGATTCATACTTTGGGTTTGCCTGGTGATGATCGTTGGCGGGGCACAGGCTCAGAACAGGAAGCAACTGGCTAACTTCCCGCAATACAAACACTACTTTAACCCATCGCTTACCGGCCATGAGGGGTCGGTGCTCCGAAGCATTTACCGTAACCAGTGGACGGGCTTCGAGGACGCGCCCAAAACCATCATGGCCTCGGCGGAGCTGGATTTGCAGAAGCTCGGCAAAAGCAGCAATACTTTCTTCAATGGCCGGTCTGCCCCCCGGGAAGCGGGGACGGAGATAAGCGCCAGGCACGGCCTTGGCCTCACCCTGTTCCATGATCAGTTCGGCCCGGCCAGGGAAACCCAGGCCGCCTTAAGCTATGGCGCCGCGGTGCGGCTGTCGGAGGGGTTGAGCCTGCGTTGGGGAACGGCGTTAAGCTATACTTTTCACCGCCTCGATGGCAACAGCCTGACGGTGGACCAGGAAAACGACCCCCGGTTCAGCCACTTACTGGGCGGGGAGAACCGCAGCGGCAGGGCAGACATTGCCCTTGGCCTCTCGCTCACGGCGGCCAACTTTTACGTGGGCTACGCGATGCTGGATGTAACGGAAGGCAAGCTGGCCTCGTCCGGAGGGGATTACCTGAACGATTTCTACGCCCGACGCCATGTGGGGCAGATTGGCTACCGCCAAGGTATAACGGATGTGTTAGGCTTGACCGTGAACGGCATCTATCAGCACGACAACATCTATAAGTCCACCCTGGAGGGGCAGGTGAAGGCTGTGTATGACAACCTTTTCTGGGTAAGCGGCGGCTACCGCAACAATCTGGCCTATACGTTGGGGGCCGGCCTGCGCCTGAACCAGCTGGCCATCGGCTATACGTACGAAACCCCCACCCAGGAGGCAAAGGCCATTGATAAAGCCACCAATGAGGTATCACTCAGCTACCACCTTTCCGGTGCCCAGGGCGGCAACGGAAACGGCAGGAGACAGACGAAGCGCGTGCTGGTCTGGTAA